The following proteins are encoded in a genomic region of Populus trichocarpa isolate Nisqually-1 chromosome 13, P.trichocarpa_v4.1, whole genome shotgun sequence:
- the LOC127904143 gene encoding photosystem II CP43 reaction center protein: MKAFVLGWRLKISLMKTLYSLRRFYPVETLFNGTLALAGRDQETTGFAWWAGNARLINLSGKLLGAHVAHAGLIVFWAGAMNLFEVAHFVPEKPMYEQGLILLPHLATLGWGVGPGGEVIDTFPYFVSGVLHLISSAVLGFGGIYHALLGPETLEESFPFFGYVWKDRNKMTTILGIHLILLGIGAFLLVFKALYFGGVYDTWAPGGGDVRKITNLTLSPSVIFGYLLKSPFGGEGWIVSVDDLEDIIGGHVWLGSICILGGIWHILTKPFAWARRALVWSGEAYLSYSLGALAVFGFIACCFVWFNNTAYPSEFYGPTGPEASQAQAFTFLVRDQRLGANVGSAQGPTGLGKYLMRSPTGEVIFGGETMRFWDLRAPWLEPLRGPNGLDLSRLKKDIQPWQERRSAEYMTHAPLGSLNSVGGVATEINAVNYVSPRSWLATSHFVLGFFLFVGHLWHAGRARAAAAGFEKGIDRDFEPVLSMTPLN; encoded by the coding sequence atgaagGCATTCGTGCTTGGATGGCGGCTCAAGATCAGCCTCATGAAAACCTTATATTCCCTGAGGAGGTTCTACCCCGTGGAAACGCTCTTTAATGGAACTTTAGCTTTAGCTGGTCGTGACCAAGAAACCACAGGTTTCGCTTGGTGGGCCGGGAATGCCCGACTTATCAATTTATCCGGTAAACTGCTGGGAGCTCATGTAGCCCATGCTGGATTAATCGTATTCTGGGCCGGAGCAATGAACCTATTTGAAGTGGCCCATTTCGTACCGGAGAAGCCAATGTATGAACAAGGATTAATTTTACTTCCCCACCTAGCTACTCTAGGTTGGGGGGTGGGTCCTGGCGGGGAAGTCATAGACACCTTTCCATACTTTGTATCTGGCGTACTTCACTTAATTTCCTCTGCAGTATTGGGCTTTGGCGGTATTTATCATGCACTTCTAGGACCCGAGACTCTTGAAgaatcttttccattttttggtTATGTATGGAAAGatagaaataaaatgacaaCAATTTTAGGTATTCACTTAATCTTGCTAGGTATAGGTGCTTTTCTTCTAGTATTCAAAGCTCTTTATTTTGGGGGCGTATATGATACCTGGGCTCCGGGGGGGGGAGATGTAAGAAAAATTACCAACTTGACCCTTAGCCCAAGTGTTATTTTTGGTTATTTACTAAAATCTCCTTTTGGAGGAGAAGGATGGATTGTTAGTGTGGATGATTTGGAAGATATAATTGGGGGGCATGTATGGTTAGGTTCCATTTGTATACTTGGTGGAATCTGGCATATCTTAACCAAACCCTTTGCATGGGCTCGCCGTGCACTTGTATGGTCCGGGGAGGCTTATTTGTCTTATAGTTTAGGCGCTTTAGCTGTTTTTGGTTTCATTGCTTGTTGCTTTGTCTGGTTCAATAATACCGCTTATCCTAGTGAGTTTTACGGGCCCACTGGACCAGAAGCTTCTCAAGCTCAAGCTTTTACTTTTCTAGTTAGAGACCAACGTCTTGGGGCTAACGTGGGATCCGCTCAAGGACCTACCGGCTTAGGTAAATATCTAATGCGTTCGCCCACCGGAGAAGTTATTTTTGGAGGAGAAACTATGCGTTTTTGGGATCTGCGCGCTCCTTGGTTAGAACCTCTAAGAGGTCCAAATGGTTTGGACTTGAGTAGGTTGAAAAAAGACATACAACCTTGGCAAGAACGACGTTCTGCGGAATATATGACCCATGCGCCTTTAGGTTCATTAAATTCCGTAGGTGGCGTAGCTACCGAGATCAATGCAGTCAACTATGTCTCTCCTAGAAGTTGGTTAGCTACCTCTCATTTTGTTCTCGGGTTCTTCCTATTCGTAGGTCATTTATGGCACGCGGGAAGGGCTCGTGCAGCTGCAGCAGGATTTGAAAAAGGAATTGATCGTGATTTTGAACCTGTTCTTTCCATGACTCCTCTTAACTAG
- the LOC127904152 gene encoding 30S ribosomal protein S7, chloroplastic, with product MSRRGTAEEKTAKSDPIYRNRLVNMLVNRILKHGKKSLAYQILYRAMKKIQQKTETNPLSVLHQAIRGVTPDIAVKARRVGGSTHQVPIEIGSTQGKALAIRWLLGASRKRPGRNMVFKLSSELVDAAKGSGDAIRKKEETHRMAEANRAFAHFR from the coding sequence ATGTCACGTCGAGGTACTGCAGAAGAAAAAACTGCAAAATCCGATCCAATTTATCGTAATCGATTAGTTAACATGTTGGTTAACCGTATTCTGAAACAcggaaaaaaatcattggcttaTCAAATTCTCTATCGAGCCATGAAAAAGATTCAACAAAAGACAGAAACAAATCCACTATCTGTTTTACATCAAGCAATACGTGGAGTAACTCCCGATATAGCAGTAAAAGCAAGACGTGTAGGCGGATCGACTCATCAAGTTCCCATTGAAATAGGATCCACACAAGGAAAAGCACTTGCCATTCGTTGGTTATTAGGAGCATCCCGAAAACGTCCGGGTCGAAATATGGTTTTCAAATTAAGTTCCGAATTGGTGGATGCTGCCAAAGGGAGTGGCGATGCCATACGCAAAAAGGAAGAGACTCATAGAATGGCAGAGGCAAATAGAGCTTTTGCACATTTTCGTTAA
- the LOC127904147 gene encoding NAD(P)H-quinone oxidoreductase subunit 2 A, chloroplastic — protein sequence MIWHVQNENFILDSTRIFMKAFHLLLFDGSFIFPECILIFGLILLLMIDSTSDQKDMPWLYFISSTSLVMSITALLFRWREEPMISFSGNFQTNNFNEIFQFLILLCSTLCIPLSVEYIECTEMAITEFLLFVLTATLGGMFLCGANDLITIFVAPECFSLCSYLLSGYTKKDVRSNEATTKYLLMGGASSSILVHGFSWLYGSSGGEIELQEIVNGLINTQMYNSPGISIALIFITVGIGFKLSPAPSHQWTPDVYEGVRCYIVGSHPSETTSVIGASVDKKITLR from the exons ATGATCTGGCATGTACAGAATGAAAACTTCATTCTCGATTCTACGAGAATTTTTATGAAAGCCTTTCATTTGCTTCTCTTCGATGGAAGTTTTATTTTCCCAGAATGTATCCTAATTTTTGGCCTAATTCTTCTTCTGATGATCGATTCAACCTCTGATCAAAAAGATATGCCTTGGTTATATTTCATCTCTTCAACAAGTTTAGTAATGAGTATAACGGCCCTATTGTTCCGATGGAGAGAAGAACCTATGATTAGCTTTTCGGGAAATTTCCAAACGAACAATTTCAACGaaatctttcaatttcttattttactATGTTCAACTCTATGTATTCCTCTATCCGTAGAGTACATTGAATGTACAGAAATGGCTATAACAGAGTTTCTCTTATTCGTATTAACAGCTACTCTAGGAGGAATGTTTTTATGCGGTGCTAACGATTTAATAACTATCTTTGTAGCTCCAGAATGTTTCAGTTTATGCTCATACCTATTATCTGGATATACCAAGAAAGATGTACGGTCTAATGAGGCTACTACGAAATATTTACTCATGGGTGGGGCAAGCTCTTCTATTCTGGTTCATGGTTTCTCTTGGCTATATGGTTCGTCCGGGGGAGAGATCGAGCTTCAAGAAATAGTGAATGGTCTTATCAATACACAAATGTATAACTCCCCAGGAATTTCAATTGCGCTTATATTCATCACTGTAGGAATTGGGTTCAAGCTTTCCCCAGCCCCTTCTCATCAATGGACTCCTGACGTATACGAAGGAGTGCG ATGCTACATAGTTGGTTCTCATCCTTCAGAGACTACAAGTGTAATAGGAGCATCCGTCGACAAAAAGATCACCCTAAGATGA
- the LOC127904136 gene encoding protein Ycf2 codes for MKGHQFKSWIFELREILREIKNSHYFLDSWTQFNSVGSFIHIFFHQERFIKLLDSRIWSILFSRNSQGSTSNRYFTIKGVVLFVVVVLIYRINNRKMVERKNLYLTGLLPIPMNSIGPRNDTLEESFGSSNINRLIVSLLYLPKGKKISESRFLDPKESTWVLPITKKCIMSESNWGSRWWRNWIGKKRDSSCKISNETVAGIEISFKEKDIKYLEFLFVYYMDDPIRKDHDWELFDRLSPRKGRNIINLNSGQLFEILVKDWICYLMFAFREKIPIEVEGFFKQQGAGSTIQSNDIEHVSHLFSRKKWAISLQNCAQFHMWQFRQDLFVSWGNNPHESDFLRNISRENWIWLDNVWLVNKDRFFSKARNISSNIQYDSTRSSFVQGRDSSQLKGSSDQSRDHFDSISNEDSEYHTLINQREIQQLKERSILWDPSFLQTERTEIESDRFPKCLSGYSSMSRLFTEGAKEMNNHLLPEEIEEFLGNPTRSIRSFFSDRWSELHLGSNPTERSTRDQKLLKKEQDVSFVPSRRSENKEIVNIFKTITYLQNTVSIHPISSDPGCDMVLKDELDMDSSNKISFLNKNPFFDLFHLFHDRNGGGYTLHHDFESEERFQEMADLFTLSITEPDLVYHKGFAFFIDSYGLDQKQFLNEVFNSRDESKKKSLLVLPPIFYEENESFYRRIRKKWVRISCGNDLEDPKQKRVVFASNNIMEAVNQYGLIRNLIQIQYSTYGYIRNVLNQFFLMNRSDRNFEYGIQKDQIGNDTLNHRTLMKYTINQHLSNLKQSQKKWFDPLIFLSRTERSMNWDPNSYRYKWSNGSNNFQEHLEHFISEQKSRFLFQVVFDRLRINQYSIDWSEVIDKKDLSKSLPFFLSKLLLFLSKFLLFLSNSLPFFFVSFGNIPIHRSEIHIYELKGPNDQLCNQLLEPIGLQIVHLKKWKPFLLDDHDTSQKSKFLINGGTISPFLFNKIPKWMIDSFHTRNNRRKSFDNTDSSFSMISHDQDNWLNPVKPFHRSSLISSFYKANRLRFLNNLHHFCFYCNKRFPFYVEKARIKNYDFTYGQFLNILFIRNKIFSLCGGKKKHAFLERDTISPIESQVSNIFIPNDFPQSGDESLYKSFHFPIRPDPFVRRAIYSIADVSGTPLTEGQIFNFERTYCQPLSDINLSDSEGKNLHQYLNFNSNMGLIHTPCSEKYLPSEKRKKRSLCLKKCVEKGQMYRTFQRDSAFSTLSKWNLFQTYMPWFLTSTGYKYLNLIFLDTFSDHLLPILSSSQKIVSIFHDIMHGSDISWRILQKNLWKTQWNLISEISSKCLHNLLLSEEMIHRNNEPPLISTRLRSPNVREFLYSILFLLLVAGYLVRTHLLFVSRAYSELQTEFEKVKSLMIPSYMIELRKLLDRYPTSELNSFWLKNLFLVALEQLGDLLEEIRGSASGGNMLWGGGPAYGVKSIRSKKKFFNINLIDLISIIPNPINRITFSRNTRHLSHTSKEIYSLIRKRKNVNGDWIDDKIESLVANSDSIDDKEREFLVQFSTLTTEKRIDQILLSLTHSDHLSKNDSGYQMIEEPGAIYLRYLVDIHKKYLMNYEFNTPCLAERRIFLAHYQTITYSQTSCGANSFHFPSHGKPFSLRLALSPSRGILVIGSIGTGRSYLVKYLATNSYVPFITVFLNKFLDNKPKGFLIDDRDDIDDSDDIDVSDDIDRDLDTELELLTRMNVLTMDMMPEIDRFYITLQFELAKAMSPCIIWIPNIHDLDVNESNYLSLGLLVNYLSRDCERCSTRNILVIASTHIPQKVDPALIAPNKLNTCIKIRRLLIPQQRKHVFTLSYSRGFHLEKKMFHTKRFGSVTMGSNVRDLVALTNEALSISITQKKSIIDTNIIRSALHRQTWDLRSQVRSVQDHGILFYQIGRAVAQNVFLSNCPIDPISIYMKKKSCNEGDSYLYKWYFELGTSMKKLTILLYLLSCSAGSIAQDLWSLPGPDEKNGITYYGLVENDSDLVHGLLEVEGALVGSSRTEKDCSQFDNDRVTLLLRPEPRSPLDMMQNGSCSILDQRFLYEKYESEFEEGEVEGILDPQQIEEDLFNHIVWAPRIWSPWGFLFDCIERPNSLGFPYWARSFRGKRIIYDEEDELQENDSEFLQSGTMQYQIRDRSSKEQGVFRISQFIWDPADPLFFLFKDQPLVSVFSHREFFADEEMSKGLLTSQTDPPTSIYKRWFIKNTQEKHFELLIHRQRWLRTKSSLSNGFFRSNTLSESYQYLSNLFLSNGRLLDQMTKALLRKRWLFPDEMKIGFM; via the coding sequence ATGAAAGGACATCAATTCAAATCCTGGATTTTCGAATTGAGAGAGATATTGAGAGAGATCAAGAATTCTCACTATTTCTTAGATTCATGGACCCAATTCAATTCAGTGGGATCTTTCATTCACATTTTTTTCCATCAAGAACGTTTTATAAAACTCTTGGACTCCCGAATTTGGAGTATCCTATTTTCACGCAATTCACAGGGTTCAACAAGCAATCGATATTTCACGATCAAGGGTGTAGTACTATTTGTAGTAGTGGTCCTTATATATCGTATTAACAATCGAAAGATGGTCGAAAGAAAAAATCTCTATTTGACAGGGCTTCTTCCTATACCTATGAATTCCATTGGACCCAGAAATGATACATTGGAAGAATCCTTTGGGTCTTCCAATATCAATAGGTTGATTGTTTCGCTCCTGTATCttccaaaaggaaaaaagatctCTGAGAGCCGTTTCCTGGATCCGAAAGAGAGTACTTGGGTTCTCCCAATAACAAAAAAGTGTATCATGTCTGAATCTAACTGGGGTTCGCGGTGGTGGAGGAACTGGATCGGAAAAAAGAGGGATTCTAGTTGTAAGATATCTAATGAAACCGTCGCTGGAATTGAGATCTCATTCAAAGAGAAAGATATCAAATATCTGGAGTTTCTTTTTGTATATTATATGGATGATCCGATCCGCAAGGACCATGATTGGGAATTGTTTGATCGTCTTTCTCCGAGGAAGGGGCGAAACATAATCAACTTGAATTCGGGACAGCTATTCGAAATCTTAGTGAAAGACTGGATTTGTTATCTCATGTTTGCTTTTCGTGAAAAAATACCAATTGAAGTGGAGGGTTTCTTTAAACAACAAGGAGCTGGGTCAActattcaatcaaatgatattgaGCATGTTTCCCATCTCTTCTCGAGAAAGAAGTGGGCTATTTCTTTGCAAAATTGTGCTCAATTTCATATGTGGCAATTCCGCCAAGACCTCTTCGTTAGTTGGGGGAATAATCCGCACGAATCGGATTTTTTGAGGAACATATCGAGAGAGAATTGGATTTGGTTAGACAATGTGTGGTTGGTAAACAAGGATCGGTTTTTTAGCAAGGCACGGAATATATCGTCAAATATTCAATATGATTCCACAAGATCTAGCTTCGTTCAAGGAAGGGATTCTAGCCAATTGAAGGGATCTTCTGATCAATCCAGAGATCATTTCGATTCCATTAGTAATGAGGATTCGGAATATCACACATTGATCAATCAAAGAGAGATTCAACAACTAAAAGAAAGATCGATTCTTTGGGATCCTTCCTTTCTTCAAACGGAACGAACAGAGATAGAATCAGACCGATTCCCTAAATGCCTTTCTGGATATTCCTCAATGTCCCGGCTATTCACGGAAGGTGCGAAGGAGATGAATAATCATCTGCTTCCGGAAGAAATCGAAGAATTTCTTGGGAATCCTACAAGATCCATTCGTTCTTTTTTCTCTGACAGATGGTCAGAACTTCATCTGGGTTCGAATCCTACTGAGAGGTCCACTAGAGATCAGAAATTGTTGAAGAAAGAACAAGATGTTTCTTTTGTCCCTTCCAGGCGAtcggaaaataaagaaatagttaATATATTCAAGACAATTACGTATTTACAAAATACCGTCTCAATTCATCCTATTTCATCAGATCCGGGATGTGATATGGTTCTGAAGGATGAACTGGATATGGACAGTTCCAATAAGATTTCTTTCTTGaacaaaaatccattttttgatttatttcatcTATTCCATGATCGAAACGGGGGGGGATACACGTTACACCACGATTTTGAATCAGAAGAGAGATTTCAAGAAATGGCGGATCTATTCACTCTATCAATAACCGAGCCGGATCTGGTGTATCATAAGGGATTTGCCTTTTTTATTGATTCCTACGGATTGGATCAAAAACAATTCTTGAATGAGGTATTCAACTCCAGGGATGAATCGAAAAAGAAATCTTTATTGGTTCTACCTCCTATTTTTTATGAAGAGAATGAATCTTTTTATCGAAGGATCAGAAAAAAATGGGTCCGGATCTCCTGCGGGAATGATTTGgaagatccaaaacaaaaaagagtggTATTTGCTAGCAACAACATAATGGAGGCAGTCAATCAATATGGATTGATCCGAAATCTGATTCAAATCCAATATAGCACCTATGGGTACATAAGAAATGTATTgaatcaattctttttaatgAATAGATCCGATCGCAACTTCGAATATGGAATTCAAAAGGATCAAATAGGAAATGATACTCTGAATCATAGAACTCTAATGAAATATACGATCAACCAACATTTATCGAATTTGAAACAGAGTCAGAAGAAATGGTTCGatcctcttatttttctttctcgaACCGAGAGATCCATGAATTGGGATCCTAATTCATATAGATACAAATGGTCTAATGGGAGCAATAATTTCCAGGAACATTTGGAACATTTCATTTCTGAGCAGAAGAGccgttttctttttcaagtagTGTTCGATCGATTACGTATTAATCAATATTCGATTGATTGGTCTGAGGTTATCGACAAAAAAGATTTGTCTAAGTcacttcctttctttttgtccaagttacttctttttttgtccaagtttcttctctttttgtctAACTcacttccttttttctttgtgagTTTCGGGAATATCCCCATTCATAGGTCCGAGATCCATATCTATGAGTTGAAAGGTCCGAATGATCAACTCTGCAATCAGCTGTTAGAACCAATAGGTCTTCAAATCGTTCATTTGAAAAAATGGAAACCCTTTTTATTGGATGATCATGATACTTCCCAAAAATCGAAATTTTTGATCAATGGAGGAACAATATCACCATTTTTGTTCAATAAGATACCAAAGTGGATGATTGACTCATTCCATACTAGAAATAATCGCAGGAAATCTTTTGATAACACGGATTCCTCTTTCTCAATGATATCCCACGATCAAGACAATTGGCTGAATCCCGTGAAACCATTTCATAGAAGTTCATTGATATCTTCTTTTTATAAAGCAAATCGACTTCGATTCTTGAATAATCTACATCATTTCTGCTTCTATTGTAACAAAAGATTCCCTTTTTATGTGGAAAAGGCCCGTATCAAGAATTATGATTTTACGTATGGACAATTCCTCAATATCCTGTTCATTcgcaacaaaatattttctttgtgcggcggtaaaaaaaaacatgcttttttGGAGAGAGATACTATTTCACCAATCGAGTCACAGGTATCTAACATATTCATACCTAATGATTTTCCACAAAGTGGTGACGAAAGCTTGTACAAATCTTTCCATTTTCCAATTCGACCCGATCCATTCGTTCGTAGAGCTATTTATTCTATCGCAGACGTTTCTGGAACACCTCTAACAGAGGGacaaatattcaattttgaaaGAACTTATTGTCAACCTCTTTCGGATATTAATCTATCTGATTCAGAAGGGAAGAACTTGCATCAGTATCTCAATTTCAATTCAAACATGGGTTTGATTCACACTCCATGTTCTGAGAAATATTTACCATccgaaaaaaggaaaaaacggAGTCTTTGTCTAAAGAAATGCGTTGAAAAGGGGCAGATGTATAGAACCTTTCAACGAGATAGTGCTTTCTCAACTCTCTCTAAATGGAATCTATTCCAAACATATATGCCATGGTTCCTTACTTCGACAGGGTACAAATatctaaatttgatatttttagataccTTTTCAGACCACCTATTACCGATACTAAGTAGCAGTCAAAAAATTGTATccatttttcatgatattatgCATGGATCAGATATATCATGGCGAATTCTTCAGAAAAATTTGTGGAAGACACAATGGAATCTGATAAGTGAGATTTCGAGTAAGTGTTTACATAATCTTCTTCTGTCCGAAGAAATGATTCATCGAAATAATGAACCACCATTGATATCGACACGGCTGAGATCGCCAAATGTTCGGGAGTTCCTTTATTCAatccttttccttcttcttgtTGCAGGATATCTCGTTCGTACACATCTTCTCTTTGTTTCCCGAGCCTATAGTGAGTTACAGACAGAGTTCGAAAAGGTCAAATCTTTGATGATTCCATCATACATGATTGAGTTGCGAAAACTTCTGGATAGGTATCCTACATCTGAACTGAATTCTTTCTGGTTAAAGAATCTATTTCTAGTTGCTCTGGAACAATTAGGAGATTTGCTAGAAGAAATACGGGGTTCTGCTTCTGGCGGCAACATGCTATGGGGTGGTGGTCCCGCTTACGGGGTCAAATCAATACGTTCtaagaagaaattttttaatatcaatctcATCGATCTCATAAGTATCATACCAAATCCTATCAATCGAATCACTTTTTCGAGAAATACGAGACATCTAAGTCATACAAGTAAAGAGATTTATTCattgataagaaaaagaaaaaacgtgAACGGTGATTGGATTGATGATAAAATCGAATCCTTGGTCGCGAACAGTGATTCGATTGATGATAAAGAAAGAGAATTCTTGGTTCAGTTCTCCACCTTAACGACAGAAAAAAGGATTGATCAAATTCTATTGAGTCTGACCCATAGTGATCATTTATCAAAGAATGACTCTGGTTATCAAATGATTGAAGAGCCGGGAGCAATTTACTTACGATACTTAGTTGACATTCATAAAAAGTATCTAATGAATTATGAGTTCAATACACCCTGTTTAGCAGAAAGACGGATATTCCTTGCTCATTATCAGACAATCACTTATTCACAAACCTCGTGTGGGGCGAATAGTTTTCATTTCCCATCTCATGGAAAACCCTTTTCGCTCCGCTTAGCCTTATCCCCCTCGAGGGGTATTTTAGTGATAGGTTCTATAGGAACTGGACGGTCCTATTTGGTCAAATACCTAGCGACAAACTCCTATGTTCCTTTCATTACAGTATTTCTGAACAAGTTCCTGGATAACAAGCCTAAGGGTTTTCTTATTGATGATAGGGACGATATTGATGATAGTGACGATATTGATGTGAGTGACGATATCGACCGTGACCTTGATACGGAGCTGGAGCTTCTAACTAGGATGAATGTACTAACTATGGATATGATGCCGGAAATAGACCGATTTTATATCACCCTTCAATTCGAATTAGCAAAAGCAATGTCTCCTTGCATAATATGGATTCCAAACATTCACGATCTGGATGTGAATGAGTCGAATTACTTATCCCTCGGTCTATTAGTGAACTATCTCTCCAGGGATTGTGAAAGATGTTCCACTAGAAATATTCTTGTTATTGCTTCGACTCATATTCCCCAAAAAGTGGATCCCGCTCTAATAGCTCCgaataaattaaatacatgcatTAAGATACGAAGGCTTCTTATTCCACAACAACGAAAGCACGTTTTCACTCTTTCATATAGTAGGGGATTTcacttggaaaagaaaatgttcCATACTAAGAGATTCGGGTCCGTAACCATGGGTTCCAATGTACGAGATCTTGTAGCACTTACCAATGAGGCCCTATCGATTAGTATTACACAGAAGAAATCAATTATAGACACTAATATAATTAGATCTGCTCTTCATAGACAAACTTGGGATTTGCGATCCCAGGTAAGATCGGTTCAGGATCATGGGATCCTTTTCTATCAGATAGGAAGGGCTGTTGCACAAAATGTATTTCTAAGTAATTGCCCCATAGATCCTATATCTATCTATATGAAGAAGAAATCATGTAACGAAGGGGATTCTTATTTGTACAAATGGTACTTCGAACTTGGAACGAGCATGAAGAAATTAACGATACTTCTTTATCTTTTGAGTTGTTCTGCCGGATCGATTGCTCAAGACCTTTGGTCTCTACCCGGACCCGATGAAAAAAATGGGATCACTTATTATGGACTTGTTGAGAATGATTCTGATCTAGTTCATGGCCTATTAGAAGTAGAAGGCGCTCTGGTGGGATCCTCACGGACAGAAAAAGATTGCAGTCAGTTTGATAATGATCGAGTGACATTGCTTCTTCGGCCCGAACCAAGGAGTCCCTTAGATATGATGCAAAATGGATCTTGTTCTATCCTTGATCAGAGATTTCtctatgaaaaatatgaatCGGAGTTTGAAGAAGGGGAAGTAGAAGGAATCCTCGACCCGCAACAGATAGAGGAGGATTTATTCAATCACATAGTTTGGGCTCCTAGAATATGGAGCCCTTGGGGCTTTCTATTTGATTGTATCGAAAGGCCCAATTCATTGGGATTTCCCTATTGGGCCAGGTCATTTCGGGGTAAGCGGATCATTTATGATGAAGAGGATGAGCTTCAAGAGAATGATTCGGAGTTCTTGCAGAGTGGAACCATGCAGTACCAGATACGAGATAGATCTTCCAAAGAACAAGGCGTTTTTCGAATAAGCCAATTCATTTGGGACCCTGCGGATCCACTCTTTTTCCTATTCAAAGACCAGCCCCTTGTCTCTGTGTTTTCACATCGAGAATTCTTTGCAGATGAAGAGATGTCAAAGGGGCTTCTTACTTCCCAAACAGATCCTCCTACATCTATATATAAACGCTGGTTTATCAAGAATACGCAAGAAAAGCACTTCGAATTGTTGATTCATCGCCAGAGATGGCTTAGAACCAAGAGTTCATTATCTAATGGATTTTTCCGTTCTAATACTCTATCCGAGAGTTATCAGTATTTATCAAATCTGTTCCTATCTAACGGAAGGCTATTGGATCAAATGACAAAGGCATTGTTGAGAAAAAGATGGCTTTTCCCggatgaaatgaaaattggATTCATGTAA
- the LOC127904145 gene encoding photosystem II protein D1 — translation MTAILERRESESLWGRFCNWITSTENRLYIGWFGVLMIPTLLTATSVFIIAFIAAPPVDIDGIREPVSGSLLYGNNIISGAIIPTSAAIGLHFYPIWEAASVDEWLYNGGPYELIVLHFLLGVACYMGREWELSFRLGMRPWIAVAYSAPVAAATAVFLIYPIGQGSFSDGMPLGISGTFNFMIVFQAEHNILMHPFHMLGVAGVFGGSLFSAMHGSLVTSSLIRETTENESANEGYRFGQEEETYNIVAAHGYFGRLIFQYASFNNSRSLHFFLAAWPVVGIWFTALGISTMAFNLNGFNFNQSVVDSQGRVINTWADIINRANLGMEVMHERNAHNFPLDLAAVEVPSTNG, via the coding sequence ATGACTGCAATTTTAGAGAGACGCGAAAGCGAAAGCCTTTGGGGTCGCTTCTGTAATTGGATAACCAGCACTGAAAACCGTCTTTATATTGGATGGTTTGGTGTTTTGATGATTCCTACTTTATTGACCGCAACTTCTGTATTTATTATCGCTTTCATTGCTGCCCCTCCAGTAGACATTGATGGTATTCGTGAACCTGTTTCTGGATCTCTACTTTATGGAAACAATATCATTTCTGGTGCCATTATTCCTACTTCTGCGGCTATAGGGTTGCACTTTTACCCAATATGGGAAGCGGCATCCGTTGATGAATGGTTATACAACGGCGGTCCTTATGAGCTAATTGTTCTACACTTCTTACTTGGTGTAGCTTGTTACATGGGGCGTGAGTGGGAACTTAGTTTCCGTCTGGGTATGCGTCCTTGGATTGCTGTTGCATATTCAGCTCCTGTTGCGGCGGCTACTgctgttttcttgatttatccAATCGGTCAAGGAAGTTTTTCGGATGGGATGCCTCTAGGAATCTCTGGTACTTTTAACTTTATGATTGTATTCCAGGCTGAGCACAACATCCTTATGCACCCATTTCACATGTTAGGCGTAGCTGGTGTATTCGGCGGCTCCCTATTCAGTGCTATGCATGGTTCTTTGGTAACCTCTAGTTTGATCAGGGAAACCACAGAAAATGAATCTGCTAATGAAGGTTACAGATTTGGTCAAGAGGAAGAAACTTATAATATCGTAGCCGCTCATGGTTATTTTGGCCGATTGATCTTCCAATATGCTAGTTTTAACAACTCTCGTTCTTTACATTTCTTCTTAGCTGCTTGGCCTGTAGTAGGTATCTGGTTCACTGCTTTAGGTATTAGCACTATGGCTTTCAATCTAAATGGTTTCAATTTCAACCAATCTGTAGTTGATAGTCAAGGTCGTGTAATTAATACCTGGGCTGATATTATTAACCGTGCTAACCTTGGTATGGAAGTTATGCATGAACGTAATGCTCATAATTTCCCTCTAGACCTAGCTGCTGTCGAAGTTCCATCTACAAATGGATAA